Proteins found in one Chondrinema litorale genomic segment:
- a CDS encoding RNA polymerase sigma factor, which translates to MNSENQTDHFLESLEKHKGIIYKIVNAYCKNDEDKKDLIQEIITQLWKSHSRYNNEYKFSTWVYRITLNVSISFYGQNKKRANIHHRLNLESIQLINEETTRPDENLQQLQRFISELKELDKALILLYLDQKSHNEIAEILGISTSNVATKIARIKMKLKDRFSKINTD; encoded by the coding sequence ATGAATAGCGAAAACCAGACTGATCATTTTCTTGAATCTTTGGAAAAGCACAAAGGGATTATTTACAAAATAGTGAATGCTTATTGTAAAAATGATGAGGATAAAAAAGACCTTATTCAAGAAATAATCACCCAACTCTGGAAATCTCATTCACGATATAACAATGAATATAAATTCTCTACTTGGGTTTACAGAATTACTTTAAATGTGTCGATTTCATTTTATGGCCAAAACAAAAAAAGGGCAAATATTCATCACAGACTTAATCTGGAAAGCATACAACTTATAAATGAAGAAACTACCAGACCCGATGAGAATTTGCAGCAATTACAAAGATTTATTTCAGAATTAAAAGAGCTAGACAAGGCACTTATACTACTTTACCTAGATCAAAAAAGCCATAATGAGATTGCCGAAATCCTAGGTATTAGCACTTCTAACGTAGCTACAAAAATTGCTAGAATCAAAATGAAATTAAAAGACAGGTTTTCTAAAATTAATACAGACTAA
- a CDS encoding sensor histidine kinase — translation MIEHQKMLEASSRLRYEAFAKLATDLSRSMTFDEIAKVLLSQLKYIIDIYCARIYIQFLDTRMVFDILRNQVEYYQADSALPFEKEVLASGVPVLVSPFDEKMKSFPEFFQNPKITKTVVFPNSLFDDQNIILTISSKEGKPYTEMDFRFFKLIGEFLYNKAYQLYILENLEKIVAKRTSELKNLNTELQQLFYRASHDFKRPLTTISGLINLAGMVPDEEKGEIFNKVNYEVETFKSMLDKLSTLSVLDIQKEAYQFETLGAISSNLDATFETALKEKEIHLHWLADPEEQAIIPSPAISGLLQNLIENSIAFHDHKKDVRNIWITYEKDETEIYISVEDNGIGIEDQFRHKVFEMYFRAHPFSKGNGLGLYVVKKITENFNGSFEVDSNLGKRTKITLTFPINL, via the coding sequence ATGATTGAACACCAGAAAATGCTGGAAGCTTCTTCCAGATTAAGGTACGAGGCATTTGCAAAGTTGGCTACAGACTTAAGTCGTTCCATGACTTTCGACGAAATAGCCAAAGTGCTTTTATCTCAGCTTAAATACATCATAGATATTTATTGTGCCAGAATTTACATTCAGTTTTTGGATACCCGAATGGTGTTTGATATACTGAGAAATCAGGTAGAATATTATCAAGCAGATAGTGCACTCCCATTTGAAAAAGAAGTGCTAGCTTCTGGTGTTCCAGTTTTGGTTTCTCCTTTCGATGAGAAAATGAAATCCTTTCCTGAGTTTTTTCAGAATCCGAAAATTACTAAGACAGTAGTTTTTCCTAACAGTCTTTTTGATGATCAGAATATTATTTTAACCATTAGTTCTAAGGAAGGAAAGCCATATACAGAAATGGACTTTCGCTTTTTTAAACTGATTGGTGAATTCCTTTATAATAAAGCTTATCAGTTATATATTCTGGAAAACCTAGAAAAAATAGTTGCTAAAAGAACGAGTGAGTTAAAGAATTTGAACACAGAGCTACAGCAACTTTTCTACAGAGCTTCCCACGATTTTAAACGTCCATTAACTACTATCTCCGGTTTAATTAATTTAGCTGGTATGGTACCAGACGAAGAAAAAGGGGAGATTTTCAATAAAGTAAACTATGAAGTAGAAACGTTTAAATCGATGCTCGATAAGCTTTCTACACTCAGTGTTCTGGATATTCAGAAAGAAGCTTATCAGTTTGAAACCCTTGGAGCAATTTCTTCTAATCTCGATGCTACTTTTGAAACCGCTTTAAAAGAGAAAGAAATTCATTTGCACTGGTTGGCCGATCCAGAAGAGCAAGCAATTATACCTTCTCCCGCTATTTCGGGTTTGTTACAAAACCTAATTGAAAATAGTATTGCCTTTCACGATCATAAAAAAGATGTTAGAAACATTTGGATTACCTATGAGAAAGATGAAACTGAAATCTACATTTCAGTAGAAGACAATGGTATTGGCATAGAAGATCAATTTCGACATAAAGTTTTTGAGATGTATTTTAGGGCACATCCTTTCTCAAAAGGCAATGGTTTGGGTTTGTATGTAGTGAAAAAAATCACAGAAAACTTTAATGGTAGTTTCGAAGTAGACAGCAATCTTGGTAAACGAACCAAGATTACTCTAACTTTTCCCATTAACTTATAA
- a CDS encoding carboxymuconolactone decarboxylase family protein produces MSRYKIVSYEEASPEVKSIYDESMKEMGLPFVLNWLKCQGSNATLLKGNWEKLKNNMLRGEVPFLLKQLIIYNISSKRGCQYCSVAHGLIADSLSESLTGDKDVKLTENMEADFIPSSYKVAIQIVTKAAFDPKSITDEDFEELRDEGYSESEIHELLSLADLTNMINTFADISGIKIDNELMEAK; encoded by the coding sequence ATGAGCAGATACAAGATTGTCTCCTACGAAGAAGCTTCACCAGAAGTAAAATCTATCTACGATGAATCCATGAAAGAAATGGGTTTGCCTTTTGTACTAAACTGGTTAAAATGTCAGGGTAGCAATGCTACACTATTAAAAGGTAATTGGGAGAAATTGAAAAACAACATGTTAAGAGGCGAAGTGCCATTTTTATTAAAGCAGCTTATTATTTATAACATATCATCTAAAAGAGGTTGTCAATATTGCAGTGTAGCTCACGGGCTTATTGCCGATAGCTTGAGCGAAAGCTTAACTGGTGATAAAGACGTGAAATTGACAGAAAATATGGAGGCTGATTTTATTCCTTCTTCATATAAAGTAGCCATCCAGATTGTGACAAAAGCAGCTTTTGACCCCAAATCAATTACTGACGAAGATTTTGAAGAATTGCGTGACGAAGGCTATTCTGAAAGTGAAATTCACGAATTACTTTCTTTGGCAGACCTTACCAACATGATCAATACTTTTGCCGACATTTCAGGAATTAAAATAGATAATGAACTGATGGAAGCTAAGTAA
- a CDS encoding M56 family metallopeptidase, whose translation MNSVFNYFLEASICMCFSFVFFKLLLEKLTFFNWNRFVFWLLILASVGVPLLSISVEQTVTEFPEKILDGIHTLENSTFSEQLNQGQIFNWQIGLFIIYIIGVFIAFFRLSIQLYLVFSKLNIANKVKCKSYQLAIYPNFKYASFFNYIFLPSYVEQDVEQQQILLHESVHVKLYHSVDVMAMQLLKVIFWFNPVLILLDKRLREIHEFQADFEVIKSYSQIDYSKLLIKLAAQKHSLHLMNFFNFSQTQKRIVMMNKSNSKKLLKGRFLFAIPLIGFFMMLFSFDFQGINQKDLEGSWTGTNLSFKQTQGPDVAAMVEGGKSLHIGGILMLKDDHTYQIKEPSGSINGKGNWKMDNTSTFTNTDANGEVTTYKIIDLESDKLITTHKVSMDTPNGKVVGEITLSYKR comes from the coding sequence ATGAACTCGGTTTTTAATTACTTTTTAGAAGCTAGTATTTGCATGTGTTTTTCATTTGTATTTTTCAAGTTGTTGCTAGAGAAACTCACTTTTTTCAACTGGAATAGGTTTGTATTTTGGTTGTTAATTTTAGCTAGTGTCGGAGTTCCCCTACTATCAATTTCGGTTGAGCAAACAGTTACTGAGTTTCCAGAAAAGATATTAGATGGGATTCATACATTAGAAAATTCTACTTTTTCAGAACAGTTAAATCAAGGTCAAATATTTAACTGGCAAATTGGGCTTTTTATCATTTATATAATAGGTGTATTTATAGCATTTTTCAGACTATCTATTCAACTTTATTTGGTGTTTTCAAAATTAAATATTGCTAATAAAGTAAAGTGCAAGAGTTATCAACTGGCAATCTATCCCAATTTTAAGTATGCATCTTTTTTCAATTATATATTCCTTCCCTCCTATGTTGAACAAGATGTGGAGCAACAACAAATTTTGTTGCATGAATCTGTACATGTAAAACTGTATCACTCAGTAGATGTAATGGCTATGCAGTTGTTAAAAGTGATTTTTTGGTTTAATCCAGTGCTGATTTTACTAGACAAAAGGCTTAGGGAAATACACGAGTTTCAGGCAGATTTTGAAGTGATAAAGTCTTATTCTCAAATAGATTATAGCAAATTACTGATCAAACTTGCTGCTCAAAAGCATTCATTACACCTAATGAATTTTTTCAATTTTTCTCAAACTCAAAAACGAATAGTTATGATGAACAAATCAAATTCAAAAAAACTGCTAAAAGGCAGATTTTTATTCGCTATTCCATTAATTGGATTTTTTATGATGCTCTTCTCCTTCGATTTTCAAGGTATTAACCAGAAAGACCTTGAAGGATCATGGACGGGGACTAACCTCAGTTTTAAACAAACTCAAGGTCCAGATGTAGCAGCTATGGTAGAAGGTGGCAAATCTTTACACATAGGCGGAATTTTGATGTTAAAAGATGATCACACTTACCAGATTAAAGAGCCAAGTGGAAGCATTAATGGAAAAGGTAACTGGAAAATGGACAATACTTCCACATTTACAAACACTGATGCTAATGGTGAAGTAACCACCTATAAAATTATTGATTTGGAAAGTGATAAACTGATTACTACTCACAAAGTAAGTATGGATACACCAAATGGTAAAGTGGTGGGCGAAATTACATTGAGCTATAAACGCTAA
- a CDS encoding BlaI/MecI/CopY family transcriptional regulator, which translates to MEELSKNEEYIMSILWRLEKGLVRDIMAQIPEPKPPYTTVSSVVRLLEKKGYVGHKAYGKTHEYYPLVQQEEYRKTSFKQMVKHFFGGSVQNVLSFMVEEKEISAKEIDELKKLVESYENKDQS; encoded by the coding sequence ATGGAAGAATTAAGTAAAAATGAAGAATACATCATGTCTATCCTTTGGCGATTAGAAAAGGGATTAGTACGAGATATAATGGCACAAATACCTGAGCCAAAACCACCTTATACTACAGTCTCTTCGGTAGTGAGATTATTAGAGAAAAAAGGATATGTTGGCCACAAAGCATATGGCAAGACTCACGAATATTATCCATTAGTGCAGCAAGAAGAATACAGAAAAACCAGCTTTAAGCAAATGGTGAAGCATTTCTTTGGTGGTTCGGTCCAAAATGTGCTTTCGTTTATGGTAGAAGAAAAAGAAATTTCTGCCAAAGAAATAGATGAGCTTAAAAAGTTGGTAGAGTCTTACGAAAACAAAGACCAGTCATGA